Proteins from a genomic interval of Enterococcus faecium:
- a CDS encoding aspartate kinase, translating into MKVAKFGGTSMSHEEQFKKVRTIVLSDPNRQVIVVSALGKRTSDDDKVTDLLYLIYAYLQHHVDWTPLWKRICDRFIQVRDVLALQLPIEDELARIQKQLEDEKITEDYLVSRGEYLTAQLMAEYLGYQFIDAKDLIFFDYDGKIDQEKTAQEITKAFKRYPKMVVPGFYGANPAGKEKLLGRGGSDITGAILAKMLQAESYENWTDVSGIMMADPRIIDHPKIIEEISFRELREMAYMGANVLHEAAVFPVQEADIPIQIKNTNDPFAQGTKISNHEIEKENGLTGIAGRKDFLSITLFKRHMSDEIGFIWKAMSIFAKHEISIEHIPSGIDNIGVIVSAEAIADKLFLITKELKETLGVEEIVVIEDLALISVVGGPHKELIGLSGKVLSILNKLEIRTSILSQGAQELNLIIGVPNNQYETVVKGIYEGMVNTDAERISNGTPSNS; encoded by the coding sequence CTGAAAGTAGCGAAATTCGGCGGAACATCGATGTCTCATGAAGAGCAATTCAAAAAAGTCCGTACAATTGTTCTTTCAGATCCCAATCGCCAAGTGATCGTTGTTTCTGCTTTAGGCAAACGTACGTCAGATGATGACAAAGTAACAGACTTACTTTATTTGATTTATGCTTACCTTCAGCATCATGTTGATTGGACACCCCTTTGGAAAAGGATTTGTGATCGTTTCATTCAAGTAAGAGATGTTCTTGCCCTGCAGTTACCTATTGAAGATGAACTAGCACGCATACAGAAACAACTGGAAGACGAAAAGATAACTGAAGATTATTTAGTAAGTAGAGGTGAATATCTGACTGCTCAACTGATGGCTGAGTATCTTGGTTACCAGTTTATTGACGCAAAAGACCTGATTTTCTTTGACTATGATGGGAAAATCGATCAGGAAAAAACAGCACAGGAAATCACAAAAGCATTTAAAAGATATCCGAAAATGGTTGTTCCAGGGTTTTACGGGGCGAACCCTGCAGGAAAAGAAAAATTATTGGGCCGTGGGGGAAGCGACATTACCGGCGCGATACTGGCGAAGATGTTGCAAGCGGAAAGTTATGAGAATTGGACGGATGTTTCAGGAATCATGATGGCTGATCCGCGAATCATCGATCATCCTAAAATCATCGAGGAAATCTCTTTTAGAGAACTGAGAGAGATGGCTTATATGGGGGCTAACGTTCTTCATGAAGCAGCTGTTTTCCCAGTTCAAGAGGCTGATATCCCCATCCAAATAAAAAATACCAATGATCCTTTCGCTCAAGGGACAAAAATATCGAATCACGAAATAGAAAAGGAAAATGGACTGACAGGAATAGCTGGACGCAAGGATTTTCTTTCCATCACTTTATTCAAACGTCATATGTCCGATGAAATCGGGTTTATCTGGAAAGCAATGAGCATTTTTGCTAAACATGAGATATCAATCGAACATATTCCTTCAGGGATCGACAATATCGGAGTGATCGTCTCAGCAGAAGCGATTGCCGATAAGTTATTTCTCATCACGAAAGAATTAAAAGAAACACTTGGCGTGGAAGAAATCGTCGTGATCGAAGACTTAGCTTTGATCTCTGTCGTTGGGGGTCCGCATAAAGAATTGATTGGATTATCTGGGAAAGTGTTATCGATATTGAACAAATTAGAAATTCGCACATCGATCTTATCACAAGGAGCACAGGAGTTGAATCTGATCATCGGTGTACCGAATAATCAATATGAAACAGTAGTGAAGGGTATCTATGAAGGGATGGTGAATACGGATGCTGAAAGAATATCGAATGGCACTCCATCAAATTCCTGA
- a CDS encoding M20 family metallopeptidase — translation MLKEYRMALHQIPEIGFHEFKTKKYLYEQVKNSGAVIHEIGETGLLLYFDNQQEETIAFRTDIDALPVKEETNLSFASKHEGYMHACGHDGHMAMLLGLTDFITKHIEDLIYNVVLIYQPSEEISGGAQSVIQSGLLDKYEVQAIFGFHLWPGLAKGEVFSRPGPLMAQSSETDIIIKGQSAHIASSEKGIDSLEAAVRFLKNVYDFDRQLPAEWNHLMKFGQIQGGTIRNVLAGEVIVSGSIRSYSSDMQNYLKRGLDHLAEQFHSTATISFRYNDGYPAVINHRGLYAALLDSNKLHELDAPVLQAEDFGIYTQQYPCVFFFLGVGDTPALHDPTFDFDMDVLENGVEWYKTILFTENLLVKIDSSSKEERVNNDEFIQSI, via the coding sequence ATGCTGAAAGAATATCGAATGGCACTCCATCAAATTCCTGAAATCGGGTTTCATGAATTCAAGACAAAAAAATATTTATATGAACAAGTAAAAAACAGCGGGGCCGTTATCCATGAAATCGGCGAAACAGGACTACTCCTTTATTTTGATAATCAGCAAGAAGAAACGATTGCTTTTCGAACAGATATCGATGCACTGCCAGTCAAAGAAGAAACGAATCTCTCTTTTGCTTCTAAGCATGAAGGTTATATGCATGCATGTGGTCATGACGGACATATGGCGATGCTTTTAGGGTTGACTGACTTTATAACTAAACACATTGAGGATCTTATTTATAATGTAGTACTGATCTATCAGCCATCAGAAGAAATTTCCGGTGGCGCACAAAGCGTTATTCAGTCAGGATTGTTGGATAAATATGAAGTACAAGCAATATTTGGCTTTCATCTATGGCCTGGACTAGCTAAGGGAGAAGTTTTCTCTCGACCAGGACCTTTGATGGCACAAAGCAGTGAAACAGACATTATCATTAAAGGCCAGTCTGCACATATTGCTTCTAGTGAAAAAGGAATCGATAGTCTGGAGGCAGCTGTACGATTTTTGAAGAATGTTTATGATTTTGACCGGCAATTACCGGCAGAGTGGAATCATCTAATGAAATTTGGCCAAATCCAAGGTGGAACGATCCGAAATGTTTTAGCTGGAGAAGTTATTGTATCCGGAAGTATCCGTTCTTACAGTTCAGATATGCAAAATTATTTGAAGAGGGGATTAGACCATTTAGCAGAACAGTTTCACTCTACAGCTACTATTTCTTTTCGCTATAATGACGGCTATCCAGCTGTAATCAACCATAGAGGCTTATATGCAGCACTGTTAGATTCAAACAAACTACATGAATTAGATGCTCCAGTTCTTCAAGCCGAAGATTTTGGCATATATACGCAACAATATCCATGTGTATTTTTCTTTTTAGGTGTCGGTGATACCCCTGCTTTACATGATCCGACGTTCGATTTTGATATGGATGTTTTAGAAAATGGTGTAGAATGGTACAAAACGATTCTTTTTACAGAAAATCTTCTTGTAAAAATCGATAGCAGTTCAAAAGAGGAGCGAGTAAATAATGATGAATTTATCCAATCGATTTAG
- a CDS encoding pyridoxal phosphate-dependent aminotransferase, with translation MMNLSNRFSPRLSRIEVSKIRQFDQQISSIPDVIKLTLGEPDFPTPEHVKQAGIAAIEEDFSHYTGMRGLEELREAACIFQQQRYGLTYDPQTEVLTTVGATEAIASALLSVLEEGDKVLIPAPAYSGYQPLVELAGAELIPIDTSDTGFVCQPEQFERAFEQYGSAVKAVILNYPNNPTGTTLSAKQLKAIAEVLKKYPVFVISDEVYAELTYSGTHMSIATYLPEQTIVISGLSKSHAMTGWRVGFIFAQKALIDELIKVHQYLVTAATTMSQKAAAEALINGVKDSENMKEQYQTRRDYLVQQLAPLGFEVTQPNGAFYLFCKLPAAIQTDSWQFCVELAEQAKVACIPGIAFGPEGEGYIRISYASSMEKLHEACKRIKDFLTEQ, from the coding sequence ATGATGAATTTATCCAATCGATTTAGTCCTAGGCTTTCTAGAATAGAAGTATCAAAAATACGACAATTCGATCAGCAAATATCGTCGATACCAGATGTGATCAAACTCACCCTGGGAGAACCGGATTTTCCAACTCCTGAACATGTCAAGCAAGCAGGAATAGCAGCGATTGAAGAAGACTTTTCTCACTATACCGGAATGAGAGGATTAGAGGAACTGCGGGAAGCGGCTTGTATATTTCAGCAACAGCGTTATGGATTAACTTATGATCCGCAAACGGAAGTTTTGACGACAGTTGGTGCAACGGAAGCGATTGCCTCTGCGTTGTTATCTGTTTTGGAAGAAGGAGACAAGGTTCTTATTCCAGCGCCTGCTTATTCAGGATATCAGCCATTAGTGGAACTAGCTGGTGCTGAATTGATCCCGATAGATACTTCTGACACAGGGTTTGTCTGTCAGCCGGAACAATTTGAACGAGCATTTGAACAATATGGATCAGCTGTCAAAGCAGTCATTTTAAACTATCCTAACAATCCTACTGGGACGACATTGTCTGCAAAACAATTGAAAGCAATCGCTGAGGTTTTAAAAAAATATCCGGTATTTGTTATAAGTGATGAAGTATATGCTGAATTGACTTATAGTGGAACGCATATGTCCATAGCTACTTATCTTCCAGAACAAACAATCGTGATAAGCGGGTTATCCAAGTCACATGCGATGACTGGTTGGCGAGTGGGCTTTATTTTTGCTCAAAAAGCCCTTATTGACGAACTAATTAAAGTCCATCAATATCTGGTGACTGCCGCTACAACGATGTCGCAAAAAGCTGCGGCTGAAGCGCTAATAAATGGGGTGAAAGATAGCGAGAATATGAAAGAGCAATATCAAACACGAAGAGACTATCTGGTCCAGCAATTGGCGCCTTTAGGATTTGAAGTGACCCAGCCAAACGGTGCATTTTACTTGTTTTGCAAACTCCCAGCTGCCATTCAAACTGACTCTTGGCAGTTTTGTGTAGAATTAGCGGAACAGGCAAAAGTTGCGTGTATCCCAGGAATTGCATTTGGCCCAGAAGGAGAAGGTTATATCCGGATTTCTTATGCTAGCAGCATGGAAAAATTACATGAGGCCTGCAAACGGATCAAAGACTTTTTAACAGAACAGTGA
- a CDS encoding FAD-dependent oxidoreductase, with translation MEKIKVVIVGASHGGHQSILELLTRYGENVDITLFEAGDYISFMSCGMELYLEDKVTDVNDVRNFRPENFPQSNVHILNNHEVKTIDADKKTVTVTSASDNETKEYPYDKLILSSGVKPNNLPVPGADLENVYLMRGYNWATKIKEKLNDPAIKKIAVVGAGYIGIEAAEASRKAGKEVVLLDVIDRPLGTYLDAEMTDILEQHLNENGIEVLTNAKIEAFTGNGKVEAIKTSEKEIPADLVIQAAGVKANTEWLKGIVDLDERGWIQTNEYLQTNLPDVYAVGDATLAYSIPARKKMPIALATVARREARYVVKHLFEEVPNKPFGGVVGSSALSVFDYHFAASGLNSFTAAKAGVDVRVSYYEDTLRPKYVPEEQGNPKVSIQLFSDPMTHQLLGGAVLSTYDVTGQGNVLALAIQNKLTLEELAEADFFFQPGFDRQWSMLNLAAQQALGEEPFVE, from the coding sequence ATGGAAAAAATCAAAGTTGTCATTGTAGGTGCATCTCATGGAGGGCATCAATCGATCTTGGAACTATTGACACGATACGGTGAAAATGTAGATATCACGCTATTTGAAGCAGGAGACTATATTTCCTTCATGTCATGTGGTATGGAGCTGTATTTAGAAGACAAGGTAACAGATGTAAATGATGTACGTAATTTCAGACCAGAAAACTTTCCGCAATCCAATGTTCATATTTTAAATAATCACGAAGTAAAAACGATCGATGCCGATAAAAAAACAGTAACGGTTACTAGCGCATCAGATAACGAAACAAAAGAATATCCTTATGACAAATTGATTTTGAGTTCTGGTGTCAAACCAAACAATCTGCCAGTACCAGGAGCAGATCTAGAAAATGTCTACTTGATGCGTGGATACAATTGGGCAACCAAAATCAAAGAAAAATTAAATGATCCGGCTATTAAAAAAATCGCTGTCGTAGGTGCGGGTTACATTGGGATCGAAGCAGCAGAAGCAAGCCGAAAAGCTGGGAAAGAAGTCGTATTGCTTGATGTGATCGATAGACCTTTAGGCACTTATTTAGATGCTGAGATGACAGATATTTTAGAACAACACCTAAATGAAAACGGTATTGAAGTTTTGACAAATGCAAAAATCGAAGCTTTTACTGGTAACGGAAAAGTTGAGGCAATCAAAACAAGTGAAAAAGAAATCCCAGCAGATCTAGTCATTCAAGCTGCCGGTGTGAAGGCAAATACAGAATGGTTAAAAGGGATCGTCGACTTAGATGAACGTGGCTGGATCCAAACAAATGAATACTTGCAAACGAATCTTCCAGATGTGTATGCAGTAGGAGATGCTACACTTGCTTATTCTATCCCAGCACGCAAAAAAATGCCGATCGCTTTAGCGACTGTTGCACGTAGAGAAGCACGTTATGTAGTAAAACATCTTTTTGAAGAAGTACCAAACAAACCGTTCGGCGGAGTCGTAGGTTCCTCTGCATTAAGTGTCTTTGACTATCATTTTGCAGCAAGCGGATTGAATAGCTTTACAGCAGCAAAAGCAGGAGTAGATGTACGAGTGTCTTATTATGAAGATACGTTACGACCAAAATATGTACCAGAAGAACAAGGAAATCCAAAAGTGTCCATCCAATTATTCTCGGATCCAATGACCCATCAATTGCTAGGAGGAGCAGTATTATCTACCTATGATGTTACAGGTCAAGGAAATGTATTGGCACTAGCGATCCAAAACAAACTGACTTTAGAAGAACTAGCAGAAGCTGACTTCTTCTTCCAGCCAGGCTTTGACCGACAATGGAGCATGTTGAATCTAGCCGCTCAACAAGCGTTAGGAGAAGAACCATTTGTAGAATAA
- a CDS encoding Y-family DNA polymerase, protein MWANQNPVFVYEKEPSRDILCIDCKSFYASVECVEKDLDPLTTKLVVMSYPSDSTETRGSGLILASSPAAKKAYGITNISRARDLPFPYPSDLYIVAPRMAYYMEKNREINSIYKKYADEANHHVYSVDESFLDVTNSMALFGKTNAYDMAKLIHKDVFEQTGIYTTIGIGDNPLLAKLALDNGSKDGKQMFAEWRYEDVPEKLWKISDITDFWGIGKRTAKRLKQMGIHSVYDLAHADYYHLKSKLGVIGTQLYAHAWGIDRSFLGQEYTPKSKSIGNSQILDRDYTRREEIEIVIKEMADQVGTRLRRSAAKTQVVSLWVGYSLGYLDPNGKTGFHQQMKIEATNASRDLADALLTIFHQHYHYQDIRRVGVNCSDLVYATGLQLNLFEDPEKQINEAKVDFVVDTIRKKYGFQSIIHAHSLLQGGRAIARSSLVGGHAGGMSGLEGGKDETDSKKIH, encoded by the coding sequence ATGTGGGCGAATCAAAATCCGGTATTTGTTTATGAAAAAGAACCTTCAAGAGATATTTTATGTATTGACTGCAAATCTTTTTACGCCTCCGTAGAGTGCGTTGAAAAGGATCTTGATCCCCTTACAACTAAATTAGTAGTCATGTCCTATCCGTCCGATTCGACAGAAACACGGGGTAGCGGATTAATCTTGGCTTCCAGTCCTGCAGCAAAAAAAGCTTACGGCATCACCAATATCAGCCGTGCCAGAGATCTTCCCTTCCCCTATCCAAGTGATTTATATATTGTTGCCCCAAGGATGGCCTATTATATGGAAAAGAACAGAGAAATCAATTCTATCTATAAAAAATATGCAGACGAAGCGAACCATCATGTCTATTCCGTCGATGAAAGCTTCCTTGATGTAACAAATAGCATGGCACTCTTTGGTAAAACAAATGCGTACGACATGGCTAAACTGATCCATAAAGATGTGTTTGAGCAGACCGGAATCTACACGACTATAGGAATTGGCGATAACCCGCTACTTGCTAAACTAGCCTTAGACAATGGCTCAAAAGACGGAAAGCAAATGTTTGCTGAATGGCGTTATGAAGATGTACCAGAAAAGTTATGGAAAATCTCAGATATCACTGACTTTTGGGGAATCGGCAAACGAACAGCAAAACGTCTGAAACAAATGGGTATACATTCTGTTTATGATTTAGCTCACGCGGATTATTATCACTTGAAAAGCAAGCTAGGGGTCATCGGTACTCAGCTTTATGCCCATGCTTGGGGCATCGATCGAAGTTTTTTGGGACAAGAATATACACCAAAATCAAAAAGTATCGGAAATAGTCAAATCCTAGATAGAGATTATACAAGACGAGAAGAAATCGAGATCGTTATCAAAGAAATGGCCGACCAAGTCGGCACTCGCTTGAGACGATCTGCAGCAAAAACACAAGTAGTCAGCTTATGGGTAGGATACTCTTTAGGCTATCTTGATCCAAATGGCAAGACCGGGTTTCACCAGCAAATGAAAATCGAAGCGACAAATGCTAGCAGAGATCTAGCAGATGCTTTATTGACCATTTTCCACCAGCATTACCACTACCAGGATATTCGGCGTGTAGGCGTGAACTGTTCCGACCTCGTATACGCGACAGGTTTACAGCTTAACCTTTTTGAAGATCCTGAAAAGCAGATAAATGAAGCGAAAGTTGATTTTGTTGTCGATACGATTAGAAAAAAATACGGCTTTCAATCAATCATCCATGCGCATAGTCTCTTGCAAGGAGGACGCGCCATCGCACGTAGTTCTCTCGTTGGCGGGCATGCAGGTGGTATGAGTGGATTAGAAGGTGGAAAAGATGAGACGGACAGCAAAAAAATTCATTGA
- a CDS encoding galactokinase, whose protein sequence is MEIKRSLNTKFAETFGPKKTTQYFSPGRINLIGEHTDYNGGHVFPASITYGTQGVAAPRDDNKILVYSTNFDDIGVISFTLDELEYDKKANWANYVKGMVLKLKEAGHSIDHGFELLVEGTIPNGAGLSSSASLELLVGVVLEDLFDLKTDRLELVQTGKKVENEFIGVNSGIMDQFAIGFGELDHAILLDTNTLKYEMVPVKLDGYAIVIMNTNKRRELADSKYNERRSECEEALARLQKTLPISSLGDLDEEEFESTIDQIGDDTLIRRARHAVSENQRTLKAKAELEAGNLEAFGQLLNDSHHSLRYDYEVTGIELDTLVDAAQKQEGVLGARMTGAGFGGCAIALVKEENIPAFKNNVYDEYMKVVGYAPEFYVAHIGNGTTKIDPEAVHV, encoded by the coding sequence ATGGAAATCAAAAGAAGCTTAAACACAAAATTTGCCGAAACATTCGGACCTAAAAAAACTACACAATACTTCTCACCAGGACGCATCAATTTGATTGGTGAACACACAGATTACAATGGAGGCCATGTCTTCCCCGCTTCCATCACTTATGGAACGCAAGGTGTAGCAGCACCTCGAGACGATAATAAAATATTAGTTTATTCCACAAACTTTGACGATATCGGTGTCATTAGTTTTACTTTAGATGAGCTAGAATATGATAAAAAAGCAAACTGGGCAAATTACGTAAAAGGAATGGTCCTTAAATTAAAAGAAGCTGGACACTCAATCGATCATGGGTTTGAGTTGTTAGTGGAAGGAACAATCCCTAATGGTGCAGGACTTTCCAGTAGCGCTTCATTAGAATTATTAGTAGGTGTTGTATTAGAAGATCTGTTTGATTTAAAAACAGATCGCTTGGAACTAGTCCAAACAGGTAAAAAAGTAGAAAATGAATTCATCGGTGTCAATTCAGGTATCATGGATCAGTTTGCCATCGGCTTCGGTGAGCTAGATCATGCAATCTTATTAGATACAAATACGCTGAAATACGAAATGGTTCCAGTGAAACTAGATGGTTATGCAATCGTCATCATGAATACGAATAAGCGGCGGGAATTGGCAGATTCAAAATACAATGAACGCCGTAGCGAATGCGAAGAAGCCTTGGCACGTTTGCAAAAAACTTTGCCTATCTCTTCTTTAGGAGACTTAGATGAAGAAGAATTTGAATCAACTATTGACCAAATCGGCGATGATACATTGATACGCAGAGCTCGCCATGCCGTTTCTGAAAATCAGCGGACTTTGAAGGCAAAAGCTGAATTAGAAGCTGGGAACTTAGAAGCATTTGGTCAACTGTTAAATGATTCTCACCACTCTCTTCGCTATGATTATGAAGTAACTGGGATCGAATTAGATACACTAGTAGATGCTGCTCAAAAACAAGAAGGTGTCTTAGGTGCACGAATGACAGGAGCTGGATTTGGTGGCTGTGCGATTGCTCTTGTCAAAGAAGAAAATATACCTGCCTTCAAAAACAATGTCTATGATGAATACATGAAAGTTGTCGGCTATGCTCCGGAATTTTATGTTGCACACATTGGAAATGGGACAACAAAGATCGATCCAGAAGCTGTTCATGTTTGA
- a CDS encoding aldose epimerase family protein codes for MKITEKDFGQGYHLITLENKNKLALSISDLGARIVSLKSNDRELVLGFDTAEEYIEKDPYIGASIGRTAGRIENGRFSLNGKTYQLATDPKTGHNLHGGAPGFELKKWSYVILNGENEASVIFTTTSPDGEHGFPGTMDVEIRYTLTKDNIWRVTSRGTSDQDTLFNPTNHVYFNLTGDASQSIDQHELWLNSEAYAPLRTDSIPIGVKENAAGSAFDFQIPKKLASVFASDLDQKNLVDGIDHPFFLKETGLGKEAARLTSPDKRIQVGIATDASSVVIFTANFGTETPEMRNRKLAHHGGITFETQTAPGAERFSAFGSIHLKAGSVFETVTEFKIKTRKE; via the coding sequence ATGAAGATTACAGAAAAAGATTTTGGCCAAGGTTATCACTTGATAACCTTGGAGAACAAAAACAAGCTAGCACTTTCTATCTCTGATTTAGGTGCTAGAATCGTCAGTTTAAAATCAAATGATCGAGAATTAGTTTTGGGATTTGACACCGCTGAAGAATATATCGAAAAAGATCCGTATATCGGTGCTTCTATCGGTCGCACCGCAGGGAGAATCGAAAATGGCCGCTTTTCTCTCAATGGAAAAACTTACCAATTAGCCACAGATCCAAAAACTGGACATAATCTGCATGGTGGTGCTCCTGGATTTGAATTAAAAAAATGGTCTTATGTCATTTTGAATGGCGAAAATGAAGCTTCTGTCATTTTTACTACTACAAGTCCCGACGGAGAACATGGTTTTCCAGGTACAATGGATGTGGAAATCCGCTATACTTTGACAAAAGATAATATCTGGCGAGTGACCTCTCGCGGCACCAGTGACCAAGATACTTTATTCAATCCGACAAATCATGTTTACTTCAACTTGACGGGAGATGCTTCTCAGTCAATCGATCAACATGAGCTTTGGCTCAATAGCGAAGCTTATGCTCCTTTGCGAACAGATAGTATTCCTATAGGGGTAAAAGAAAATGCTGCAGGAAGTGCTTTCGATTTTCAAATACCTAAAAAATTAGCGTCCGTTTTTGCTAGTGATTTGGATCAAAAAAATCTTGTTGACGGAATCGATCATCCATTTTTCTTAAAAGAAACCGGCTTGGGTAAAGAAGCCGCTCGCTTGACTAGCCCCGATAAAAGAATCCAAGTAGGTATTGCTACAGATGCTTCTAGTGTGGTTATTTTCACTGCAAATTTCGGCACAGAAACACCAGAAATGCGCAACCGAAAACTGGCACATCACGGTGGCATCACATTTGAGACTCAAACAGCTCCAGGTGCAGAGCGCTTCTCAGCATTTGGTTCGATTCATTTAAAAGCCGGATCAGTATTTGAAACAGTGACAGAATTCAAAATCAAAACAAGAAAGGAATAA
- a CDS encoding glycoside-pentoside-hexuronide (GPH):cation symporter, protein MKSKMIQRVSYALGAFGHDTFYVTLSTYFMVFVTSQMFAGTDKATNAKMIATVTSLVVGIRLVEIIFDPLIGGIIDNTRTKYGKFKPWLVIGGVVSSVLLVAIFTNFFGLATHNTTLFIILFAIVFILLDSFYSFKDIAFWSMIPALSTETKEREKFATFARFGSSLGANGTTLVVVPIVTFFTYLVTHKHIEGASGWFWFGVIAAVISGGTAIITALGTKEVDTAIRQQNEKAGIKDVFKAVAQNDQLMWLALAYIAYAIANVATTAVLFYFFKYVLGQPTEFWIVGLVAALLGLVAVPLFPMLTRVISRRYVYLGGIAMMISSYFFFTIAGSSLPIVIIGLVLFYFPQQLIFLSALMTITDSVEYGQWKNGIRNEAVTLSIRPLLDKIAGALSNGIVGFVAIASGMTGNATAADITAHGVTTFKAYAFYAPAALMIFSAIIFAWKITLTEKKHAQIVEELENKLAPADTMEDELHDAVVPSH, encoded by the coding sequence ATGAAAAGCAAAATGATCCAACGTGTGTCCTACGCTTTAGGCGCTTTTGGACACGACACATTCTATGTTACATTAAGCACTTATTTTATGGTATTCGTGACAAGCCAGATGTTCGCAGGAACAGATAAGGCAACGAATGCAAAAATGATTGCTACAGTTACAAGCTTAGTTGTAGGTATCCGCTTAGTTGAAATTATTTTTGATCCTTTGATTGGTGGCATCATCGATAATACTCGTACAAAATACGGTAAATTCAAACCATGGTTAGTTATCGGCGGCGTTGTTAGTTCCGTACTCTTGGTAGCAATCTTTACCAATTTCTTTGGCTTAGCTACTCATAATACGACTTTATTTATCATATTATTTGCAATCGTTTTCATCTTATTGGATAGTTTTTATTCATTTAAGGATATCGCTTTTTGGTCAATGATTCCAGCTTTGAGTACGGAAACAAAGGAACGTGAAAAATTTGCTACGTTTGCTCGTTTCGGCTCTTCTCTAGGTGCAAATGGTACTACTCTAGTCGTTGTCCCTATCGTTACTTTCTTTACCTATCTTGTTACTCATAAACATATTGAAGGCGCTTCAGGCTGGTTCTGGTTCGGTGTGATTGCTGCTGTTATTTCAGGCGGTACTGCGATTATCACTGCCTTGGGCACAAAAGAAGTCGATACTGCGATCCGTCAGCAAAATGAAAAAGCTGGGATCAAAGATGTGTTCAAAGCAGTTGCTCAAAATGATCAGTTGATGTGGCTTGCCCTTGCTTATATCGCTTATGCGATTGCCAATGTAGCAACAACTGCCGTATTATTCTACTTCTTCAAATATGTACTTGGCCAACCAACTGAATTTTGGATCGTTGGTCTAGTTGCTGCCTTACTTGGTTTAGTAGCTGTTCCACTATTCCCAATGCTTACACGCGTCATCTCTCGTCGCTACGTTTACCTTGGAGGGATCGCAATGATGATTTCTTCTTACTTTTTCTTTACGATCGCAGGTTCAAGTTTGCCAATCGTTATCATCGGGCTAGTATTGTTCTACTTCCCTCAACAATTGATTTTCTTATCCGCTTTGATGACGATCACAGACTCTGTTGAATATGGTCAATGGAAAAATGGTATCCGTAACGAAGCTGTTACTCTATCAATTCGCCCTTTACTAGATAAAATCGCTGGTGCTTTGTCTAACGGGATCGTAGGGTTTGTCGCTATCGCTTCTGGGATGACTGGTAATGCTACTGCTGCTGATATCACTGCTCATGGCGTAACGACTTTCAAAGCTTATGCATTCTATGCTCCTGCTGCTTTGATGATTTTCTCCGCTATTATTTTTGCTTGGAAGATTACATTGACAGAGAAAAAACATGCACAAATCGTTGAGGAATTGGAAAACAAATTGGCTCCAGCTGATACAATGGAAGATGAACTTCACGATGCAGTAGTTCCTTCCCATTAA